A genomic segment from Candidatus Korarchaeum cryptofilum OPF8 encodes:
- a CDS encoding NAD(P)/FAD-dependent oxidoreductase, with the protein MEEWDVIVVGGGPAGLSAAKFSAELGLKVILLEAYSDIRAWKPCGEGTSKTTFETAGIEPKPGVVSNELSMKVYAPSGKYVEIPLHGYAINKDLFLLELAKKAYLAGAEIRVGERVESVLKENGRVCGVKTAKGETLRGKVVVGADGYNSTVAKSSGLDNRTELIPTYQYKMVGVELDSYNSGRIYVGSMAPGGYAWIFPKDDQVANVGIGVRPGSPKLYLDKFIKERPEIFRKAKIIGVGGYVVPIGGLAREYIGDGVILIGDAAGMVIPFTGAGIHSSIAAGKAVSRTIAEALEKGDTSKGALSSFEREYEGWIKRIRDSLRAMRVFERLSDNDLNELANVLDYEDVINLANGIEIGKVAMKLMKHPILATKVARALL; encoded by the coding sequence ATGGAGGAATGGGACGTCATAGTGGTGGGAGGAGGACCCGCTGGACTCTCGGCTGCGAAGTTTTCAGCTGAGTTAGGGCTTAAAGTGATCTTACTTGAGGCTTATTCTGATATAAGGGCTTGGAAACCTTGCGGTGAGGGGACCAGCAAGACGACATTCGAGACAGCGGGCATAGAGCCGAAGCCAGGCGTTGTATCGAATGAGCTCAGCATGAAGGTCTACGCCCCATCTGGGAAGTACGTGGAGATACCCCTCCACGGTTACGCTATAAACAAGGATCTATTCCTATTGGAGCTCGCGAAGAAAGCTTACCTAGCTGGTGCTGAGATAAGGGTGGGGGAGAGGGTTGAGAGCGTCTTAAAGGAAAATGGTAGGGTTTGTGGTGTTAAGACAGCTAAGGGGGAGACTTTAAGGGGGAAGGTCGTCGTCGGGGCCGATGGGTATAACTCTACCGTCGCTAAGTCCTCGGGCCTCGATAACAGAACTGAGCTGATCCCCACCTATCAATACAAGATGGTGGGAGTGGAACTAGATTCCTATAACTCGGGGAGGATATACGTTGGCTCCATGGCACCCGGTGGTTATGCATGGATCTTCCCAAAGGATGATCAGGTAGCTAATGTCGGTATAGGGGTCAGGCCAGGCTCCCCCAAGCTCTACTTGGATAAATTCATAAAGGAGAGGCCCGAGATATTCAGGAAGGCTAAGATAATTGGAGTAGGGGGCTACGTCGTTCCCATAGGGGGATTGGCCAGGGAGTACATAGGGGATGGGGTCATCCTGATAGGCGATGCCGCCGGCATGGTCATCCCCTTCACGGGGGCAGGGATACATTCCTCAATAGCCGCAGGTAAGGCGGTGAGCAGGACTATAGCTGAGGCCCTGGAGAAGGGGGATACCTCTAAGGGAGCTTTGAGCTCCTTCGAGAGGGAGTATGAGGGATGGATCAAGAGGATAAGGGACAGCTTGAGGGCGATGAGGGTCTTCGAAAGGTTGAGCGATAATGATCTCAATGAGCTAGCGAATGTACTAGATTATGAGGATGTGATAAACCTCGCGAATGGTATAGAGATAGGCAAGGTCGCGATGAAGTTGATGAAGCACCCAATACTGGCCACTAAGGTGGCCAGGGCCCTCCTATAG